The proteins below come from a single Aegilops tauschii subsp. strangulata cultivar AL8/78 chromosome 6, Aet v6.0, whole genome shotgun sequence genomic window:
- the LOC109740426 gene encoding uncharacterized protein, translating into MMMGFMGKRKELEQVVDGLCDFSLSGPAAKCRRLDPGLPPILEEELPCPSIPYQHQMLGEEINSGINMPIVEDMIEGAMPSHLSSEDKALVIYKPVNKPTLFGLSIANPSIIVSSDLIRGLKNQPFNQGNCHGLEDNSPERSNCLALVPWTPQRIAMTSDWSASPPESTQNAEEPMDADETEVISMDFEEAPQATPRGIDVDNIHQWHQHCMDPPSLPNASAPVMWSW; encoded by the exons ATGATGATGGGGTTCATGGGGAAGAGGAAGGAGCTGGAGCAGGTGGTCGACGGCCTCTGCGACTTCTCCCTCTCCGGCCCCGCCGCCAAGTGCCGCCGGCTG GACCCTGGTCTCCCACCTATTTTGGAAGAAGAACTACCGTGTCCTTCCATCCCATATCAACATCAGATGTTGGGAGAGGAAATCAACAGTGGTATTAACATGCCCATTGTGGAAGATATGATAGAAGGTGCCATGCCATCTCATCTGTCTAGCGAGGACAAGGCACTTGTTATATACAAGCCAGTAAACAAGCCTACCCTCTTTGGTCTCAGTATCGCAAACCCTTCAATCATAGTCAGTTCAGACTTGATACGTGGATTAAAGA ATCAACCTTTCAATCAGGGGAACTGTCATGGGCTGGAGGACAATTCTCCTGAGCGCAGCAATTGCTTGGCCTTAGTTCCTTGGACGCCACAGCGGATTGCCATGACATCTGATTGGTCCGCATCCCCACCAGAAAGCACACAAAATGCTGAAGAGCCAATGGACGCTGATGAGACAGAAGTTATTTCTATGGACTTTGAGGAAGCGCCTCAAGCAACTCCGAGGGGAATCGACGTGGATAACATTCACCAGTGGCACCAGCACTGCATGGACCCACCATCGCTGCCGAACGCGTCAGCGCCAGTCATGTGGTCGTGGTGA